The Mercurialis annua linkage group LG2, ddMerAnnu1.2, whole genome shotgun sequence genome contains a region encoding:
- the LOC126667583 gene encoding uncharacterized protein LOC126667583: MEGLSEEDRKALRGSKFAPLPPSKQQPRLAHPGGPLKTNKAAALAKFLERKLQDPNGLSSINPDLVELAVKNAKHSVSSSGTSKSGTTIIHHVASFGDSDPEDSAENGKVLLKKQKRKKKRRKKNKKQKIVNDSEDVKLKTTKKKMKF; the protein is encoded by the exons ATGGAAGGGCTAAGTGAAGAAGATAGAAAAGCTTTAAGAGGCAGCAAATTCGCTCCTCTTCCTCCTTCCAAACAACAACCCAG ATTGGCTCATCCAGGTGGTCCATTAAAGACAAATAAAGCAGCAGCACTTGCCAAATTTCTCGAGAGAAAACTTCAAGACCCTAATGGTTTATCCTCCATCAATCCTGATCTTGTTGAATTGGCCGTCAAGAACGCCAAACATTCCGTCTCTTCCA GTGGCACCTCAAAATCTGGAACAACTATTATTCATCATGTAGCTTCATTTGGTGACTCTGATCCTGAG GACTCTGCTGAAAATGGGAAAGTGTTGCTGAAAAAAcagaaaaggaagaagaaaaggcgaaagaaaaataaaaaacagaag ATAGTGAATGATAGTGAAGATGTAAAGTTGAAGACGACTAAAAAGAAGATGAAATTTTGA
- the LOC126669056 gene encoding sucrose nonfermenting 4-like protein — translation MFAEGGMDCGRESGGAGTVLMRFVWPHGGRSVFLSGSFDRWTRLVPMSPVEGCPTVFQAICSITPGYHQYKFFVDGEWRHDERQPCSTSEYGVVNTVLFTGETNYNSVIGQEMPLGMELDNETFRRVVHVSDGTVGDVLPRISEADLQVSRHRISVFLSTQTAYELLPQSGKVVALDVDVPVKQAFHILHEQGISTAPLWDFSKGQFTGMLSASDFILILTELGKHGSNLTEEELATHTISAWKEGKAYMNRQIDGHGRALPRHLVHTGPYDNLKDVALRILQNEVATIPIIHSSSEDGSFPQLLHLASLSGILKCVCRYFSHCSGTLPILQLPISAIPLGTWVPKIGESNRRPLAMLRPSASLSSALNLLIQAQVSSIPIVDDNDSLLDVYCRSDITALAKDRVYTHININEMTIHQALQLGQDSYSPYEVRGQRCQMCLRSDTLHKVMERLANSGVRRLVIVEAGSKRVEGIITLSDVFKFLLG, via the exons ATGTTTGCAGAAGGTGGTATGGATTGTGGGAGAGAATCAGGTGGAGCAGGTACAGTGTTAATGCGGTTTGTGTGGCCTCATGGTGGTAGAAGTGTGTTCCTTAGTGGTTCTTTTGACAG ATGGACTAGGCTTGTTCCTATGTCCCCGGTGGAAGGTTGTCCGACGGTATTTCAGGCCATTTGCAGTATAACACCCGGTTATCACCAG TACAAATTTTTTGTTGATGGAGAATGGCGGCATGATGAGCGCCAACCATGCTCAACAAGTGAATATGGGGTAGTGAACACAGTTCTATTCACCGGGGAAACCAATTACAATTCTGTCATAGGTCAGGAGATGCCATTGGGCATGGAACTGGACAATGAAACTTTTAGACGTGTG GTCCATGTATCAGATGGCACAGTGGGTGACGTTCTACCGAGGATATCAGAGGCTGATTTACAGGTCTCTCGTCATCGTATTTCTGTATTTTTGTCCACACAGACTGCATATGAGTTACTACCCCAGTCAGGCAAG GTTGTCGCCTTGGATGTTGATGTACCGGTAAAGCAAGCATTTCATATATTACATGAGCAG GGCATCTCCACGGCTCCTCTTTGGGACTTTAGCAAGGGCCAATTTACTGGAATGCTTAGTGCCTCAGATTTCATCCTAATTTTGACAGAG CTTGGGAAGCATGGGTCAAATTTAACAGAGGAAGAGCTTGCTACTCACACCATATCTGCCTGGAAGGAGGGAAAAGCATATATGAATAGACAAATTGATGGACATGGGAGGGCTTTACCAAGACATCTCGTCCAT ACTGGGCCATATGATAACTTGAAAGATGTTGCTTTGAGAATATTGCAAAATGAGGTGGCTACCATACCCATTATCCATTCATCTTCAGAAGATGGCTCATTTCCTCAGCTCCTGCATCTTGCTTCACTCTCAGGAATACTTAAAT GTGTATGCAGGTATTTTAGCCATTGTTCTGGCACCTTGCCCATACTTCAGCTGCCGATTTCTGCAATTCCATTAGGTACATGGGTTCCAAAGATTGGAGAGTCTAATAGACGTCCTCTGGCAATGTTGAGACCCAGTGCTTCACTTAGTTCAGCTTTGAACTTATTGATTCAAG CTCAAGTAAGTTCAATACCAATAGTTGATGATAATGACTCTTTACTAGATGTCTATTGCCGGAG TGATATAACTGCTTTGGCAAAAGACAGAGTATACACTCacattaatattaatgaaatgACTATTCATCAG GCTTTGCAATTGGGACAAGACTCCTACTCTCCATACGAAGTAAGGGGTCAGAGATGTCAAATGTGTTTGCGTTCCGATACATTGCATAAAGTAATGGAGCGATTGGCAAACTCAG GTGTTAGACGGCTTGTGATAGTGGAGGCTGGAAGTAAGCGTGTAGAAGGTATTATTACACTGAGCGACGTCTTCAAGTTCTTGCTCGGATAG